In the Candidatus Izemoplasmatales bacterium genome, one interval contains:
- a CDS encoding cation-translocating P-type ATPase, producing the protein MERYLGTIDSTLSELGTDARHGLTSSEAASRILRDGKNTLREKRRKSLFGMFLDQFKDFLVVILLVAAAISIVTAAIEGEGLVDGLVILAIVVLNAVLGVSQEQKASNALAALRRMSSPHAKVLRDGRVVEVDSADLAVGDVVFLETGDSVSADLRLIASSNLKIDESALTGESVPVEKDAKIVYDAERPLAERANSAFMSTLVSYGKGTGVVVAVGMQTEIGRIAAMLDAVEEGKTPLQKTIDEFAKVLGTICVVVSVLVFALGLVQGRDVFEIFLTAIALAVAAIPEGLTAVITVVLALGMQRMVKRNAIIKSLSTVETLGQATVICSDKTGTLTQNKMTVQCVYDLAREYRVTGGGYSFSGTIGTDGAPIAPRGNLGMLLKTCMLCNDARIEEEGKILGDPTEGALLVLAAKAGLDVRNAEADYPRLDEIPFDSVRKMMTTVHRIDGTVYALTKGACDKLLGRCDFIMDEGVVRPITHDDVDRVLKQNDAWSEQAYRVLGYACRELPSAAAENAERELVFLGLTAMIDPPREEARDAIAVCHKAGIRVMMITGDHLTTAKAIARDLGILKPGHLALSGETTARMSDEEYEEAILHCDVFARSTPEDKIRIVGILQKHGEIVAMTGDGVNDSPALKQADIGVAMGITGTEVSKEASNMILTDDNFASIVSAVEEGRVIYSNIRKFTIYLVSCNIGEILIITLAMIFGLLFDNQIPLLAIHLLWINLVTDSFPAFALGMEKKEAGVMDEKPRDAKEKLLDGPTLGKILIQGTALALAALLSFWIGFQIDGGALAQARTMIFVTVVVGELIRTYSARSETRFLVRMNPFSNRTLNITVAASLLLVAALVYVPPVAALFRLEALSAAELGIAAVLGFIPLLAGELTKLFHPSR; encoded by the coding sequence ATGGAACGATATCTCGGCACCATCGATTCGACGCTTTCGGAACTCGGCACCGACGCCAGGCACGGTCTGACGTCGTCGGAAGCCGCTTCGCGGATCCTGCGCGACGGCAAAAACACCTTGCGCGAAAAACGGCGGAAGAGCCTCTTCGGCATGTTCCTCGACCAGTTCAAGGACTTCCTCGTCGTCATCCTGCTCGTCGCCGCCGCCATCTCGATCGTCACCGCGGCCATCGAAGGCGAAGGTCTCGTCGACGGACTCGTCATCCTCGCGATCGTCGTGTTGAACGCGGTGCTCGGCGTCTCCCAGGAACAGAAGGCGAGCAACGCCCTCGCCGCGCTCAGGCGGATGAGTTCTCCCCATGCGAAGGTCCTGCGCGACGGACGGGTCGTCGAAGTCGATTCGGCCGACCTCGCGGTCGGCGACGTCGTCTTCCTCGAGACCGGCGACTCGGTGAGCGCCGACCTGCGGCTGATCGCATCCTCCAACCTCAAGATCGACGAATCCGCCCTGACCGGCGAATCGGTTCCCGTCGAGAAGGACGCGAAGATCGTCTACGACGCCGAACGGCCGCTCGCCGAGCGCGCCAACAGCGCGTTCATGTCCACGCTCGTGTCCTACGGCAAGGGAACGGGCGTCGTCGTCGCCGTCGGGATGCAGACCGAGATCGGCCGGATCGCGGCGATGCTCGACGCCGTCGAGGAAGGCAAGACGCCGCTGCAGAAGACGATCGACGAGTTCGCCAAGGTGCTCGGCACGATCTGCGTCGTCGTCTCCGTGCTCGTATTCGCGCTCGGTCTCGTCCAGGGACGCGATGTCTTCGAGATCTTCCTGACTGCGATCGCGCTCGCCGTCGCCGCGATTCCCGAGGGACTCACGGCCGTGATCACGGTCGTACTCGCGCTCGGCATGCAGCGGATGGTCAAGCGCAATGCGATCATCAAGTCGCTGTCGACCGTCGAGACCCTCGGCCAGGCGACCGTGATCTGTTCCGACAAGACCGGCACGCTGACCCAGAACAAGATGACCGTGCAGTGTGTCTACGACCTCGCGCGCGAATACCGCGTCACCGGCGGCGGTTATTCGTTTTCCGGTACCATCGGGACGGACGGCGCGCCGATCGCGCCGCGCGGGAACCTCGGAATGCTTCTGAAGACCTGCATGCTCTGCAACGACGCGCGGATCGAGGAGGAGGGAAAGATCCTCGGCGATCCGACCGAAGGCGCGCTCCTCGTGCTCGCCGCCAAGGCCGGACTCGACGTCCGAAACGCCGAAGCGGACTATCCCCGTCTCGACGAGATCCCGTTCGACTCCGTCCGCAAGATGATGACGACGGTCCATCGGATCGACGGCACCGTCTACGCGCTGACGAAGGGCGCCTGCGACAAGCTCCTCGGGCGATGCGACTTCATCATGGACGAGGGCGTCGTCCGACCGATCACCCACGACGACGTCGACCGCGTCCTGAAGCAGAACGACGCCTGGTCGGAACAGGCCTACCGCGTCCTCGGATACGCCTGCCGCGAACTGCCGTCCGCCGCGGCGGAAAACGCCGAACGCGAACTGGTCTTCCTCGGACTGACGGCGATGATCGATCCGCCGCGTGAGGAAGCGCGGGACGCGATCGCCGTCTGCCACAAGGCCGGCATCCGCGTGATGATGATCACCGGCGACCACCTGACGACCGCGAAGGCGATCGCCCGCGACCTCGGCATCCTCAAGCCCGGCCACCTCGCCCTCTCGGGGGAGACGACCGCCAGGATGTCCGACGAGGAATACGAGGAAGCGATCCTGCATTGCGACGTCTTCGCCCGCAGCACCCCGGAGGACAAGATCCGCATCGTCGGCATCCTCCAGAAGCACGGCGAGATCGTCGCGATGACCGGCGACGGCGTGAACGACTCGCCGGCGCTGAAGCAGGCCGACATCGGCGTCGCGATGGGCATCACCGGCACCGAGGTCTCGAAGGAAGCGTCCAACATGATCCTCACCGACGACAACTTCGCCTCGATCGTATCGGCGGTCGAAGAAGGCCGGGTCATCTATTCGAACATCCGCAAGTTCACGATCTACCTCGTCTCCTGCAACATCGGGGAAATCCTGATCATCACCCTCGCGATGATCTTCGGCCTCCTCTTCGACAACCAGATCCCGCTCTTGGCGATCCACCTCCTGTGGATCAACCTCGTGACCGATTCGTTCCCGGCGTTCGCCCTCGGCATGGAGAAGAAGGAAGCGGGCGTCATGGACGAGAAGCCGCGCGACGCCAAGGAGAAGCTGCTCGACGGACCGACGCTCGGAAAGATCCTGATCCAGGGAACCGCGCTCGCGCTCGCCGCCCTCCTCAGCTTCTGGATCGGATTCCAGATCGACGGCGGGGCGCTCGCCCAGGCCCGCACGATGATCTTCGTCACCGTCGTCGTCGGCGAACTGATCCGCACCTATTCGGCGCGCTCGGAAACGCGCTTCCTCGTCCGCATGAATCCGTTCTCGAACCGCACCCTGAACATCACCGTGGCGGCCTCGCTTCTGCTCGTGGCGGCGCTCGTCTACGTTCCGCCGGTCGCGGCGCTGTTCCGCCTCGAGGCGCTCTCGGCGGCGGAACTCGGGATCGCGGCCGTCCTCGGATTCATCCCGCTCCTGGCGGGCGAACTGACGAAATTGTTCCATCCGTCCCGCTAA